A section of the Paenibacillus aurantius genome encodes:
- a CDS encoding YlzJ-like family protein, which produces MTIYSIIPETVIFENSENTDYRSTLIKHDGIEMEVRFINQTQARIERIYSGNPNDYLRAEYTPGSLLNFAPGTTSSRS; this is translated from the coding sequence ATGACGATCTACTCCATTATTCCGGAAACCGTTATTTTTGAGAACAGTGAGAATACAGATTACCGCTCTACGCTGATCAAGCATGACGGCATCGAGATGGAGGTCCGGTTCATCAACCAGACCCAGGCAAGAATCGAAAGAATTTACAGCGGCAACCCGAATGATTACCTGCGGGCCGAATACACGCCGGGAAGCCTGCTGAATTTTGCACCCGGAACGACCTCCAGCCGCAGCTGA
- a CDS encoding ClpP family protease: MTYYYLESNQQPPQPPYQPMPMQPGEDQKKNAVLENIQQLGQMNTPPAESNIFCLSIIGQVEGHMVMPPQNKTTKYEHLIPQLVAAEQNQKIEGVLIVLNTVGGDVEAGLAIAEMIASLSKPTVALVLGGGHSIGVPIAVSADFSIIAETATMTIHPIRLTGLVIGVPQTFEYLDKMQDRVIRFITSHSRIPEEKVKELMFKTGELTRDIGTNVVGTDAVRFGLIDAIGGVGDAIRELNRRIAERRGQAGEAMIQ, encoded by the coding sequence ATGACCTATTATTATCTGGAATCCAATCAGCAGCCCCCTCAACCCCCTTACCAGCCTATGCCCATGCAGCCGGGAGAAGACCAGAAGAAGAATGCGGTGCTCGAGAACATTCAACAACTGGGGCAGATGAACACCCCGCCGGCGGAATCGAACATCTTCTGTCTGTCGATCATAGGTCAAGTGGAAGGGCATATGGTGATGCCCCCGCAGAACAAAACGACCAAATATGAGCACCTCATTCCCCAGCTGGTAGCAGCCGAGCAGAACCAGAAGATCGAGGGCGTGCTGATTGTCCTCAATACGGTCGGGGGAGACGTGGAAGCGGGACTGGCGATAGCCGAGATGATCGCTTCGTTGTCGAAGCCTACCGTTGCCCTGGTGTTAGGAGGAGGTCATAGCATCGGAGTGCCGATTGCGGTTTCGGCCGACTTCTCGATCATAGCGGAAACGGCCACCATGACGATTCACCCGATTCGACTAACCGGTTTGGTTATCGGAGTTCCGCAGACGTTCGAATATTTGGATAAGATGCAGGACAGGGTGATTCGGTTCATCACGAGTCATTCCCGCATTCCGGAAGAGAAAGTCAAGGAGCTGATGTTCAAAACCGGGGAGTTAACCCGGGACATCGGGACGAACGTGGTGGGAACGGATGCGGTAAGGTTCGGGCTGATCGATGCCATTGGCGGCGTCGGCGATGCCATCCGGGAGCTGAACCGGAGAATTGCGGAAAGAAGAGGGCAGGCCGGGGAGGCCATGATCCAATGA